In the genome of Pseudomonas sp. B33.4, the window AGGGTTGCCCGATGGAGATTCAAGTGTTTTGCCAGGGACTCTTTTTTACCGATGCAAAAAGGCCCAGAAACAGCGATAAAGTTGTCAGTCCGGCTGCATTGGTACTGTGAATTTGCGACATCCACCACGCCATTTGCGACAACGTCGTAAAGATGCTGAAAGGTTGGATCAGCAAGTATCGCCAACATTGTCGGCGTGATATAAGTTTGCGCCGACACAAAAAGAAAGAGCCGCCCAGATAATAAAACAGGTGGGACGGCAGTACTCTTCTAAAACCAAAGGAGCAAATCACGATGCGCGTGATGAAGTGGAGCATGATCGCACTGGCAGTTGCTGCAGCCGCCAGTACTCAAGTGGCTACGGCCGCACCGTTTGTAAGTGACCAGGCTGAAGCCAAAGGTTTTGTTGAAGACGCGAAGTTTGATGTGTTGCTGCGCAACTATTACTTCAACCGAGACAGAAAAGCCGGATCAAACGATCAGCGAGACTGGACTCAAGGTTTCCTGAGCAACTTCAGCTCCGGTTACACCCAAGGTACCGTCGGCGTGGGTGTTGATGCGTTCGGCTACCTGGGCATCAAACTGGATGGTGGCGATGGCACCACAGGTTCGGGCAACACCAGCCTCGACTCCCAAGGTCATGCCAACGACTCCCTCGGTAAAGCAGGCGCAGCGATCAAGGCCCGCATCTCCAAGACCGAGCTGAAATTCGGCGAGTTCCAGCCAAGCACCGCTCCAGTCTTCGCCGTTGGCGGCTCCCGTCTGATTCCTCAGACCGCAACCGGTTTCCAACTGCAAAGCAGCGAAATCGACAACCTGGATCTGGAAGCAGGCCACTTCTACTCGGCCTCCAGCCAGGACGAGATGAACAGCGATGGTGAGTTGCACTCGCAGTACTCCAGCACCGGTGAAAATCCTGTCACAGGCAAAACCATGGACTTTGCCGGTGGTAAATACGGCATCACCGAGAACCTGAGCGTCTCGCTCTACGGTTCGAAGTTCAAGGATATCTGGAACCAGTACTACAGCAACGTGAACCTCACCACCCCGATCAGTGGTGACACTTCGCTGAACACCGACTTCAATATCTACCGCACCACTGATAGTGGCGATTCCAAAGCCGGTGACATCAGCAACACCACGTTCTCTCTGGCAACTGCGCTCTCGTTCCTGAAAGCACACACCGTGACTCTGGCCTTCCAGAAGGTCAATGGTGATACGCCGTTCGACTACGTCGGCGTGGGTGACAACAACCGTGGTGGCGACTCGATCTTCCTGGCTAACTCCATCCAGTACTCCGACTTCAACGGCCCTAACGAAAAATCTGCACAGATTCGTTACGACCTGAAAATGGCCGAGTACGGCGTTCCGGGCCTGAGCTTCATGACCCGTTACGTAAAAGGTTGGGACATCGACGGCACCAAAATGGACGCCAGCAGCCCATACAACTCTTACGGTTACGGCGAAGATGGCAAGCATCACGAAACCAACCTTGAAGCCAAATACGTAGTTCAGGCCGGCCCTGCCAAAGACCTGTCCTTCCGTATTCGTCAAGCATGGCACCGTGGCAACGCCGACCAGGCTGAAGGCGATATCAACGAGTTCCGCCTGATCGTCGACTACCCACTGTCGATCCTGTAATCGCCAACATTTAGTTTGCGGTAACAACAAAAAGGCCCATCTTGCGATGGGCCTTTTTTATTGCCTGTCACTTGCAATAGTTGCTTGACCGACAAGTCAGGCAATTAATTAGCAACCTATCATTGTGTTGCCGATTCCTGCACCACACGAATCACCCGCTGTGGAAACGGAATATCAATACCGGCAGTCTTTAAACGATCACGCGACTGTTCGTTAAACATGAACATCACGTCCCAGTAATCTGCAGTTTTAACCCACACACGCAGGGAAACAGTGATCGAACTGTCGCCCAAGGTCGAAATGACGGCTTGAGGTGCAGGATCCTGCAACACACGCTCATCCTTGGCCAGATCCAGCAGCACCTGACGGGCCTTCTGCAGATCGGCTTCGTAATCCACGCCTACATCAAATACGACTTTGCGAGTCGGCTGACGGTTGGTGTTAGTAATGATGCCGTTCGACAGGTTGCCGTTTGGCACGATGATGGTTTTGTTGTCGCCAGTACGCAGCACGGTGTGGAAAATCTGGATGCTGTCGACCGTACCCGACACACCTTGCGCTTCGATCCAGTCACCGATCCGGAACGGACGGAACAGCAGAATCAACACGCCGCCGGCGAAATTCGCCAGGCTGCCCTGCAAGGCCAGACCGATGGCCAGGCCGGCAGCACCGATCGCAGCAACGAACGAGGTGGTTTCAACGCCGATCATCGAAGCGACGCTGACGATCAGCAGCACTTTGAGAATGATGTTCGCCAGGCTGCTGATAAAACCTTGCAGTGCCAGATCGGCGTTGCGCAGGGCCAGCAGACCACCGAGCTTTTGCGTGACTTTGTTGATCAGCCACCAGCCGATGGCCAGGGTAATCACTGCCAGCAGCACACGACTGCCGTATTCCATGATCATCGGGATCCACGCCTGGGATGCCTTGACCAGGTTGTCCACCTCAGCATTCAAATCCATGTTCTATCTCCTGATTTCCGGCTTCCCGGGCTGTAAAAAATCAGCGGCAGAAAGACCGAACCCGCTGAGTTCAATCGTTTCTGCCGTTGCTTGGGCCTCGGACGCTGAAAACGCCGAGAGGTTCCCCGACCGGAAAGCTTAGTCGCGGAAGTTGTTGAACTGCAGTGGCATGCCGAATTCCTTGGCCCGCAGTGCCGCGATGGCCTCTTGCAGGTCATCACGCTTCTTGCCGGTCACGCGCACTTGCTCGCCTTGAATGGCGGCCTGTACTTTGAGTTTTGCGTCCTTGATGTGGCCGACGATTTTCTTCGCCAGTTCCTTGTCGATGCCTTCCTTGAGCACGGCGTCCTGCTTCATCAGCTTGCCCGATGCGTAGGCGTCTTTGACTTCAAGGCACTGCACGTCAATCTTGCGCTTGACCAGCGCCAGTTTGAGAATTTCGATCATCGCTTCAAGCTGGAACCCGGCTTCAGCGGTCAGGCTGACGGTGAGGTCCTTTTCCTTGAACTCAAAGCTGCCTTTGCCTTTCAGGTCATAACGACGATCGAGTTCCTTCACGGCGTTCTCGACCGCGTTGGTGAGTTCGTGTTTGTCCAGTTCGGATACCACGTCGAACGACGGCATGTAATCTCTCCAATAAAAAGGCGCGCTCGATGTGGATGGAGCGCGCTTGGCTTGCGGTTAAAATCGGGCTCATTATAACGGGTCTTTTCCCACCGACACGGCGAGCCGCACATGCCTGTACGCAATCGAGCAAAAAACTGATGTCCACCCCCTGGCATGTTCTCGGCGCCGGCAGTCTCGGCACACTGTGGGCCACACGTCTGGCTCGCGCCGGTTTGCCGGTCAGGCTGATCGTGCGCGATGCCGAACGTTTGCAAAGCTATCAGGCCGCGGGCGGCTTGACGCTGGTGGAGCACGGTGTGGCGAGCACCTATGCGGTTCCTGGCGAAACACCCGACAGCCCCGAGCCGATCCGCCGTTTGCTGGTGGCCTGCAAAGCCTACGACGCCGAAAGCGCCGTCGCCCGCCTCGCCCCACGGCTGACAGCGGACGCCGAACTGATCCTCCTGCAAAACGGCCTCGGCAGTCAGGACGCCGTCGCCAATCGGGTGCCGCTGGCACACTGCATCAGCGCTTCGAGTACCGAGGGTGCGTTTCGCGATGGCGACTGGCGTGTGGTGTTCGCCGGTCACGGATTCACTTGGCTGGGCGACGCGGGCCATCCGGTCGCGCCGATCTGGCTGGACGATCTGGACGCGGCAAAGATCCCCCACGAATGGAGCACCGATATCCTTACGCGGTTGTGGCGCAAACTGGCGCTCAACTGCGCGATCAATCCGCTGACCGTGCTGCACCATTGCCGCAACGGTGGCTTGCAGGAGCACCATTGCGAAGTCGCCACCCTGTGCGCCGAACTCGCCGAATTGCTCGAGCGCTGCGGCCAACCCGCCGCCGCCGACAACCTGCAACAGGAAGTCGAAAGGGTGATCCACGCCACCGCCGCCAATTACTCATCGATGTATCAGGACGTCGCCAACCAGCGCCGCACCGAAATCAGCTATCTATTGGGCTATGCCTGCAAAGTCGCCGCGCGCCACCAGTTGAACCTGCCGCACCTCAAGCAATTGCAGCAACGACTGATCACGCATCTGCACAGCCTCGGATTGCCCAGCGACTGAGCAGCGGCTACGCTGGCCACTTGTTCCTTTGCTGCGATAAACCTGATGCCATTGCGCCAGCGTCTCGAAAACCTGCCGGTCGGCCAGAAACTGCTGGCCGCCCTGCTGGTGCTGTTGACCACTGTTCTGCTGGTCGCCAACCTGACCTTTATCAGCGCCGCCTACTACATCTCTCAGGAAAGCATGGCACCGCAGGCCTTGCAGACTATCGGCCGGCTGATTTCCAACCCGAGTCTGGTCAGTGAAGCCCTGCAGTCACCGCAAAGCGCCGAGCGCCTGCTCAAAGAACTCGACAGTTATTCACCACTGCGCGCCGCCGCGTTGTATGACGGCAAGGGCGAACGCCTGGCGCAAGTCCAGCGCGGCGACAAACTCAGCCTGCCGGAACGCTATCGGCATATCGAAGCCTGGCAACTGACCGAATTTCGCAGTAACCAGTTGATCACCCTGCCCCGCCCCGGCACTGCGCCGGGCCATCTGTTGCTGGTCGCCAGCAGCGAGCTGCCGATGGCCTTCTACACCGGCACGTTGACTGCAAGCCTCGGCATCCTGATTTTCAGTGTGTTGCTGTGGCTGGTAATTGCCCGGCAGATCAAACGCCTGATTACCCGACCGATTCATCAGCTTGAGGAATTGTCCCGCCAGGTCACCCGCGAGGAGAACTACGCCCTGCGTGCATCGCGCGGCAATCACGACGAAATCGGCAGCCTCGCCGAGGCATTCAACACCATGCTCTCGCGCATCGAAGCCCGCGAGCAGCAGCTCAAACGCGCCCGCGATGACTCGCAAGCCGCTTACGATCAGGCGCAGGGTCTGGCCGAGGAAACCCGCCACACCAACCGCAAACTGGAACTGGAAGTGCAGGTGCGCAGCAAGATCGAGAAGAAGCTCACCGGTTTCCAGAACTACCTCAACAGCATCATCGACTCGATGCCCTCGGCGCTGATCGCCCTCGACGAGCAACTTTACGTCACCCAATGGAATCAGGAGGCTAGCGCCCTCTCCGGCACGCGACTGGACGAAGCGCTGAACCAGCCGATCTTTCTCGCCTTCGAACCGCTCAAGCCGTTTCTGCCGCAACTCAAGCAGACCGTCGAACAGCACACCGTAGCGAAAATCGAGCGGGTAACCTGGTTCAAGGATGAAGAACCGAAGCATTACGCGCTGACGTTCTATCCATTGATGGGCGGTGCCGGGCGTGGCGTGGTGATCCGCATCGATGACATCACCCAGCGTCTGTCGCTGGAAGAAATGATGGTGCAGTCGGAAAAAATGCTCTCGGTCGGCGGCCTTGCCGCCGGCATGGCCCATGAAATCAACAACCCGTTGGGCGCGATCCTGCACAACGTGCAAAACATCCGGCGACGCCTGTCCGCCGATCTGCCGAAGAACCTCGAAACCGCCGAGCAACTGGGCATCGAACTGGACACGGTGAACCGCTACCTGCAGGGCCGCGAAGTGCCGCAACTGCTCGACGGCATCCAACAGGCCGGCGCCCGCGCGGCGAAAATCGTCACGCACATGCTCAGCTTCAGCCGTCGCAGCACCCGACAAATGGCGCCGTGCGACTTACCGGCACTGATCGACCAAGCTGTGGACATCGCCGGCAACGACTTCGATCTGGCCATCGGCTTCGACTTCAAGGGCCAGGCGATTATTCGCCAGTTCGACCCGGCGCTCGGGCCGGTGCCAGGTACCGCCAACGAACTCGAGCAAGTGCTGCTCAACCTGTTGAAGAACGCCGCGCAGGCCATTCATCAGCGCGAAGACGACAGCGAGCCGGGGCGGATCATCCTGCGCACCAGGCTCAATCCACCGTGGGCCGAGATTCAGGTCGAGGACAACGGCATCGGCATGAGCGAGAGCGTGCGCAAACGCACCTTTGAGCCGTTCTTCACCACCAAGGAAATCGGTCAGGGCACCGGCCTTGGCTTGTCGGTGTCGTACTTCATCATCACCAATAATCACAAAGGACAGATGGAGGTGCAGTCAGCACCGGGTCAAGGCACCTGTTTCACCTTGCGCCTGCCGTTGACGCAACCGCTGCCCATCGCTGCCGAAACCAATCAACTATCGAGGTAACCCATGGGCTTTCGCCTGTCGAAAATCTACACCCGCACCGGTGACAAAGGCGAAACCGGCCTGGGCGATGGCCGCCGTGTGCCCAAGGATCATCCACGCATCGAAGCGATTGGCGAAGTCGATACGTTGAACAGTCAGGTCGGCGTGTTGCTGGCCGGGCTGATAGCCGAACGCGAGACGTATCCGGGACTGAATGAACTGATCGAGGTCTTGGCGCCTTGTCAGCATCGCTTGTTTGATTTGGGTGGCGAGCTGGCGATGCCGGCGTATCAGGCGTTGAACGCGGCGGAAATCGAACGGCTGGAAGCGGCGATTGATGTGTGGAACGAGGAATTGGGGCCGCTGGAGAATTTCATTCTTCCGGGCGGGTCGTTGCTGATTGCGCAGGCGCATGTGTGCCGGAGTCTGGCGCGGAGCGCCGAGCGCCGCTGTCAGCATTTGAATGCGCTGGAACCGTTGGCCGGGGTTGGGTTGGCGTATATCAATCGGTTGTCGGATTTGTTGTTCGTCGCAGCGCGGTTGATTGCGCGGCGGCAGGGGGTTGCGGAGATTCTCTGGCAGCCGGCCCCAAAACCCACAGAGATGTAGCGCCTGATCGGCCGCCATCGCTGGCAAGCCAGCTCCCACAGGTTTCGTGGTGTACACAACATTTGTGAACGGCACAAAACCCTGTGGGAGCTGGCTTGCCAGCGATGAGGCCAGCAGCCTTTACAAAGAATCAGGCCAGAATGCTCGGATTCCCGCGACACCCTGCGCGCCAACATTCCAGGCCTTGTGCCGCTCCGCCGGGCCAACTCCGCCCAACAGAAACACCGGTTTACTGAAGCCTTCAATCAACGCCCCAGCCTGCTCCCAGCCCAGCGGCTGCGCATCCGGGTGCGTCAAGGTCGGCTGCACCGGCGACAGCGTAACGAAGTCCACGCCCATCTGTTCCGCCAGCGCCAGTTCTTCAGCGTTGTGGCACGACGCCGCCAACCAGCGCTCCGCCGGTAACGGCCGTCCCGCCGCCGCGTATTTGCGCAGCTGTGCAGAGGTGATGTGCCAGCCGGCAGACGGGAAATCGCCGAGCCACTCGAACGGCCCCTTGATCATCAACTGCGCCTTGCCCGCGCACAGCCCGGCCGCATCGACAGCCAGATCGCGATACTTGGGGTCATAGCCGTTCGGCGCGCGCAACTGGATCAGTTTGATCCCACCGGCAATCGCCTTCTGGATACCGCGCAGTAGAGCCGGGGTTTCCAGATCCTCAGGGGTAATCAGGTACTCCGCCGGCAAACGCGCCGCCGCAACGATCGGCTGGTTGGCGGCCGGGAACTCGTAGCTCGCCAGTTCCTTCGCCGTGACCCAGGCCAACGGCTGCCCTTCGGCACCATGCGGCTCGCCGGTGAAGGCCGAGACTTCCCAGACATCCAGCAATACCTGTTTGTCGGGATAATCGTGACGCACTTTGATCAGCGGGCGGGCTGAGCCAACGACGATGCCCAACTCTTCGTGCAGCTCACGGGCCAGTGCGCTTTCGACCGACTCGTCGGCCTCGACCTTACCGCCGGGAAACTCCCACAGACCACCCTGATGCTGGGTGTCGGCGCGGCGGGCGATGAGGATTTTGCCGCTGTCGTCACGAATGACGGCAGCGGCGACGTGTACACGTTTCACGGATTCAACTCCTCCAGTCCAGCCTTTTGCCACGCTTTGAAGGCGGGCCATTGGTAGACGGTTTCAACATAGGCTTCGTCGGCGGCCGGCAGTTGTACCTGATAAGTGCGCAGACGCACGGCAATCGGTGCGAAGAAGGCATCGGCCAGGCTTACCCGACCGAACAGGTACGGCCCGCTCTCGGTCGCGGCGGCGCGGCATTCGGCCCACAGCGCGAGCATGCGTTCGATATCAACCTTGACTTCAGGCGGCACCGGGTTCAGCGGCGCGTCGTGGTTGAGGTTGAAGGGCATGTGATTACGCATGGCGAAGAAGCCGCTGTGCATTTGCGCGCAAGCGGATCGCGCCTGAGCACGGGCGAAAATATCGCTCGGCCAGAGTTGCTCGGACGGGAACTGTTCGGCGAGGTATTCGGCGATGGCCAGTGAGTCGGCAATGGTGCCGCGCGCCGTTTGCAGCAGCGGGACTTTAGCGGTCGGCGAATGCTTGAGCAGCAGCGCGCGGGTGTCGGGCTTGCCGAGTTTGATCAGTTCTTCGCTGTAGGGTGCGCCGGTCAGTTCGAGCGCCAGGGCGGCGCGCAGGGACCAGGAGGAAAGCAGTTTATCGCCGATGATCAGGTGCAGGGACATGGGTGAGTACCTTCTTGTCAGGGAAACAATCCAGAATGTCTGGCGTCTGTTCGTCCGTCATCGCGGGCAAGCCCGCTCCCACAGTGATTGAGGTCGCTCACAAATTTTGTGTACACCACAGAACCCTGTGGGAGCGGGCTTGCCCGCGATGAGGCCGGCAGCCCGCTCCACCTTTTGGATCAGGTGCGGTATTCAGCGTTGATCTTCACGTATTCATGCGACAGGTCAGTGGTCCAGATGGTTTCGCTGCAATCGCCGCGACCCAGTTCGATGCGGATAGTGATCTCCTCCTGCTGCATCACCGCCGAGCCTTGTGCTTCAGTGTAGGTCGCCGCACGGGCGCCACGGCTGGCAATGCACACTTCGCCGAGGAATACGTCGATCTTGCTCACGTCCAGATCCGGCACGCCAGCACGGCCGACTGCGGCGAGGATGCGGCCCCAGTTCGGGTCGGAGGCGAACAGCGCGGTTTTGATCAGCGGCGAGTGCGCCACGGTGTAGCCGACGTCGAGGCATTCCTGGTGGTTGCCGCCGCCATTCACTTCCACGGTGACGAACTTGGTTGCGCCTTCGCCGTCACGCACGATGGCCTGGGCCACGTCCATGCACACTTCGAACACCGCTTGCTTCAACTTGGCGAACAACTCGCCTTCGGCGCGGGTGATTTCCGGCAGTGCAGCTTTACCGGTAGCAATCAGCATGCAGCAGTCGTTGGTCGAGGTGTCGCCGTCGATGGTGATGCGGTTGAACGACTTGTTGGCGCCGTCGAGCATCAGGTTGTGCAGCACTTCGCGGGAGACTTTGGCGTCAGTGGCGATGTAGCCAAGCATGGTCGCCATGTTCGGACGGATCATGCCCGCGCCTTTGCTGATGCCTGTGACGGTGAGGGTCACGCCGTCATGCTCGAACTGGCGGCTGGCGCCCTTCGGCAGGGTGTCGGTGGTCATGATGCCAGTAGCGGCAGCTTCCCAGTTGTTTTCCGACAGATCATCCAGTGCGGCTTGCAGCGCGCCTTCGATCTTCTCGACCGGCAGTGGCTCGCCAATCACACCGGTGGAGTACGGCAGGATCTGCTCGGCAGCAACGCCGGTCAACTCGGCCAGTCTGGCGGTGGTGCGCTCGGCGGCGGCCAGGCCAGGCTCGCCGGTCCCGGCGTTGGCATTACCAGTGTTGGTCAGCAGATAACGCACGTCATTCTGTACGCGTTTCTTCGCCAGGATCACCGGCGCGGCACAAAAGGCGTTCAGGGTGAACACACCGGCCACGGTCGAACCTTCGGCGCAGCGCATCACAACGACATCCTTGCGCCCGGGGCGCTTGATGCCGGCCGAGGCGATACCGAGTTCAAAACCGGCAACCGGGTGCAACGTTGGCAAAGGACCAAGACCAACAGCCATGAATGCGCTCCTTACTCAATGATGTCAGCACCGCCACGCGCAGTGACGGTGGTTTAAATGGCAAAACGCCGCGACGGCAGGAGCCGGTCGCGGCGCGGGTATTTCAGCGATTGAAACGGGTTTTACTGGATCTGCCCGTGGCAATGCTTGAATTTCTTGCCCGAACCGCAGTAGCACAGTTCGTTGCGGCCCAGCTTCTGCTCGTTGCGCACCGGCGCGGTGGCGAGGGCCACATCGACCTCCTCACCCAATACTTCCGGTTGCTCCAGACCTGGCGCTTCGGCGTGTTCGAACTGCATGCGGGCGGCCAGTGCTTCGGCTTCCTGACGCAGACGTTGCTCTTCGGCTTCCGGATCTTCGCGGCGCACCTGAACGTGCGACAGCACACGGATCGAGTCGCGCTTGATCGAATCGAGCAGCTCGGAGAACAGCGTGAACGACTCGCGCTTGTATTCCTGCTTCGGGTTCTTCTGGGCGTAGCCACGCAGGTGGATGCCGTGACGCAAGTGATCCATGGTCGACAGGTGGTCTTTCCACAGGTCGTCCAGCACGCGCAGTACGATTTGCTTCTCGAACGAGCGCAGTGCGTCGGCACCGGCCTGGTCTTCTTTCTCGTTGTACGCCGCCATCAGCTCGGTCATGAGCTTCTCGCGCAGGGTTTCTTCGTACAGGTGATCGTCTTCGTCGAGCCACTGCTGGATCGGCAGTGTCACGCCGAAGTCGCTGGCAATCGAAGCTTCCAGACCGGCCACGTCCCACTGCTCTGGCAGCGACTGCGGCGGAATGTGCGCGCTGACGGTGGCGTTGAGCACGTCCTGACGGAAATCGGCGATGGTTTCACCGATGTTGTCAGCGGCCAGCAACGTGTTACGCATGTGATAGATCACTTTACGCTGTTCGTTGTTGACGTCGTCGAACTCGAGCAGTTGCTTACGGATGTCGAAGTTACGGCCTTCAACCTTGCGCTGCGCCTTCTCGATCGCGTTGGTCACCATGCGGTGCTCGATCGCTTCGCCCGGCTGCATGCCCAGGGCTTTCATGAAGTTCTTCACCCGGTCAGAGGCGAAAATGCGCATCAGGCTGTCTTCCAGCGACAGGTAGAAGCGGCTCGAACCGGCATCGCCCTGACGGCCGGCACGGCCACGCAGCTGGTTGTCGATACGGCGCGATTCGTGACGCTCGGAAGCGATCACCTGCAAACCGCCGGATTCCAGTACTTGCTGGTGACGTTTCTGCCAGTCGGCCTTGATCTGAGCGATTTGCTCAGGGGTCGGGTCTTCCAGCGAGGCGACTTCAACTTCCCAGTTACCGCCCAACAGGATGTCGGTACCACGACCGGCCATGTTGGTGGCGATGGTCAGTGCGCCCGGGCGACCGGCCTGCGCGATGATCTCGGCTTCCTTTTCGTGGAACTTGGCGTTGAGAACCTTGTGTTCGATGCCTTCCTTCACCAGCAATGCGGACATGTGCTCGGAAGTTTCGATGGTGGCAGTACCCACCAGCACCGGACGACCGGCCGCCATGCTTTCCTTGATGTCCGTAACGATCGCCGCGTATTTCTCTTCGGCGGTGAGGAACACCAGGTCGTTGAAGTCTTTACGCGCCAATGGTTTGTTCGGCGGAATGACCATCACTTCCAGACCATAGATCTGGTGGAATTCGAACGCTTCGGTGTCAGCGGTACCGGTCATGCCGGACAGCTTGGTGTACAGACGGAAGTAGTTCTGGAAGGTAGTCGAGGCCAGGGTCTGGCTCTCGGCCTGAATGTTCAGACCTTCCTTGGCTTCGATGGCCTGGTGCAGACCTTCGGACAGACGGCGACCCGGCATGGTACGGCCGGTGTGTTCGTCGACCAGTACGACCTGGCCGTCCTGCACGATGTATTCGATGTTGCGATTGAACAGCTTGTGCGCACGCAGACCGGCATACACGTGGGTCAGCAGGCCCAGGTTATGCGCCGAGTACAGGCTCTCGCCTTCAGCCAGCAGGCCGACGCGGGTAAGCATGTCTTCGATGAACTGGTGACCGGCTTCGTTGAGTTCGACCTGGCGGGTCTTCTCGTCTACGGTGTAGTGGCCAGCCTTGGTGACTTCGCCTTCAACTTCTTCAACGTGCAGTTCCAGCTGCGGGATCAGTTTATTGATCTCCATGTACAGCTTGGAGCTGTCCTCGGCCTGACCGGAGATGATCAGCGGGGTACGCGCTTCGTCGATGAGGATGGAGTCGACTTCGTCGATCACGGCAAAGTTGAGTTCGCGCTGGAATTTTTCTTCCATGCTGAACGCCATGTTGTCGCGCAGGTAGTCGAAACCGAATTCGTTGTTGGTGCCGTAGGTGATGTCGGCGGCGTACGCCAGACGTTTCTCTTCCGGGGGCTGGAACGGCGTCACGACGCCGACGGTCAGGCCGAGGAATTCATACAGCGGACGCATCCAGTTGGCGTCACGACGCGCCAGGTAGTCGTTCACCGTCACAACGTGCACGCCCTTGCCGGACAGTGCGTTGAGGTAAACGCCCAGCGTTGCCACGAGGGTTTTACCCTCACCGGTGCGCATTTCGGCGATCTTGCCTTCGTGCAAGGTCATGCCACCGACGAGTTGCACGTCGAAGTGGCGCATACCCATGATGCGCTTGCCGGCTTCGCGGGCGACCGCAAAGGCTTCTGGCAACAGCTTGTCGAGGGTTTCCCCCTTGGCGATGCGGGCCTTGAACTCATCGGTCTTGGCGCGCAATTGATCGTCCGAAAGGGCCACCATTTGCTCTTCGAAGGCATTGACGAGCTGCACCGTCTTGAGCATGCGTTTGACTTCACGCTCGTTCTTGCTTCCAAAAAGTTTCTTTAACAAAGGCGCAAACATATCGGCAGGATCTTCCACACTAAAGGGATGGAGGGCGGCCCCGTGAGCGTCGCCCGTGCAGCCCTCATGGCCGCATGCGAACGAGCATTCTACCCGGAAACGGAAGTGAGGAAAGTGGCGATGTTCCACGATGCTGGCACTGCGCTTTGACGGGGCTCACTTAAAATAGGGGCGTTTTGCTCAACTTCAAGTCATACAAGGCAGAAGTTAGTCGTTGATTTAATGGGTAAAGCGGGGGCAAAAGCAATGGGCGAGTGATTTCGGCCTTTCTGCTACCATGGCGTTTCTGTTACTTCAGGTGTTCGATCATGGCATTTCGCCCTCTTACGGCCAGAGCACCCGCCGTTCTCCTGCGCGAAGCCAAGCCGCTCAAAGCCA includes:
- the secA gene encoding preprotein translocase subunit SecA codes for the protein MFAPLLKKLFGSKNEREVKRMLKTVQLVNAFEEQMVALSDDQLRAKTDEFKARIAKGETLDKLLPEAFAVAREAGKRIMGMRHFDVQLVGGMTLHEGKIAEMRTGEGKTLVATLGVYLNALSGKGVHVVTVNDYLARRDANWMRPLYEFLGLTVGVVTPFQPPEEKRLAYAADITYGTNNEFGFDYLRDNMAFSMEEKFQRELNFAVIDEVDSILIDEARTPLIISGQAEDSSKLYMEINKLIPQLELHVEEVEGEVTKAGHYTVDEKTRQVELNEAGHQFIEDMLTRVGLLAEGESLYSAHNLGLLTHVYAGLRAHKLFNRNIEYIVQDGQVVLVDEHTGRTMPGRRLSEGLHQAIEAKEGLNIQAESQTLASTTFQNYFRLYTKLSGMTGTADTEAFEFHQIYGLEVMVIPPNKPLARKDFNDLVFLTAEEKYAAIVTDIKESMAAGRPVLVGTATIETSEHMSALLVKEGIEHKVLNAKFHEKEAEIIAQAGRPGALTIATNMAGRGTDILLGGNWEVEVASLEDPTPEQIAQIKADWQKRHQQVLESGGLQVIASERHESRRIDNQLRGRAGRQGDAGSSRFYLSLEDSLMRIFASDRVKNFMKALGMQPGEAIEHRMVTNAIEKAQRKVEGRNFDIRKQLLEFDDVNNEQRKVIYHMRNTLLAADNIGETIADFRQDVLNATVSAHIPPQSLPEQWDVAGLEASIASDFGVTLPIQQWLDEDDHLYEETLREKLMTELMAAYNEKEDQAGADALRSFEKQIVLRVLDDLWKDHLSTMDHLRHGIHLRGYAQKNPKQEYKRESFTLFSELLDSIKRDSIRVLSHVQVRREDPEAEEQRLRQEAEALAARMQFEHAEAPGLEQPEVLGEEVDVALATAPVRNEQKLGRNELCYCGSGKKFKHCHGQIQ
- a CDS encoding glutathione S-transferase family protein, translating into MSLHLIIGDKLLSSWSLRAALALELTGAPYSEELIKLGKPDTRALLLKHSPTAKVPLLQTARGTIADSLAIAEYLAEQFPSEQLWPSDIFARAQARSACAQMHSGFFAMRNHMPFNLNHDAPLNPVPPEVKVDIERMLALWAECRAAATESGPYLFGRVSLADAFFAPIAVRLRTYQVQLPAADEAYVETVYQWPAFKAWQKAGLEELNP
- the argJ gene encoding bifunctional glutamate N-acetyltransferase/amino-acid acetyltransferase ArgJ, producing the protein MAVGLGPLPTLHPVAGFELGIASAGIKRPGRKDVVVMRCAEGSTVAGVFTLNAFCAAPVILAKKRVQNDVRYLLTNTGNANAGTGEPGLAAAERTTARLAELTGVAAEQILPYSTGVIGEPLPVEKIEGALQAALDDLSENNWEAAATGIMTTDTLPKGASRQFEHDGVTLTVTGISKGAGMIRPNMATMLGYIATDAKVSREVLHNLMLDGANKSFNRITIDGDTSTNDCCMLIATGKAALPEITRAEGELFAKLKQAVFEVCMDVAQAIVRDGEGATKFVTVEVNGGGNHQECLDVGYTVAHSPLIKTALFASDPNWGRILAAVGRAGVPDLDVSKIDVFLGEVCIASRGARAATYTEAQGSAVMQQEEITIRIELGRGDCSETIWTTDLSHEYVKINAEYRT